GAGTACCTTCCAATGTTTCTTCCTCAATGTGAGTGGCAACAACGGCAGGTTTGTACGCACCACCCTCAATTAATGAATGCTCTGATACAGAGGATTCAACAAACCGCTGGAATGCACGCCGTTCCGGTGGCAGATGGCCGTAAATGATTTCTTCTTCGACAAGGTCATAGACTGGAATTCGTGGCGTAAGAAGCGTATCTTCCCCAACAACAGACCCTTCTCCAACAACGAACCCACTTGTGACTCGACATCCAGCACCGATTGTCACGTTGTCTTCGATAATAACCGGGGTATCTTCAACAGGTTCGAGCACACCACCAATAAGTGTATTCGCTCCCAGCTTAACGTTTTCACCAATTTGTGCACATGACCCTACGGTTGTACATGAGTCAACAAGTGTTCCGTCATCGACGTGTGCGCCGATGTTTACA
This portion of the Salinarchaeum sp. IM2453 genome encodes:
- a CDS encoding 2,3,4,5-tetrahydropyridine-2,6-dicarboxylate N-succinyltransferase; translated protein: MDESNLQTEISELWSNYQAGEAPDHPPDALDQFLAALEEGSVRAAEKTNGAWETNEWVKQGILLNFSLRNTVPRTYGDVTYHDVLPLRDTEDLETKGTRNTPDGTAIRRGAYFGSDCIMMSPSFVNIGAHVDDGTLVDSCTTVGSCAQIGENVKLGANTLIGGVLEPVEDTPVIIEDNVTIGAGCRVTSGFVVGEGSVVGEDTLLTPRIPVYDLVEEEIIYGHLPPERRAFQRFVESSVSEHSLIEGGAYKPAVVATHIEEETLEGTQREDALRE